One Paenisporosarcina sp. FSL H8-0542 genomic region harbors:
- a CDS encoding sensor histidine kinase: MIRNFLTERVSWILLFAALQVFGLFIAYIDAAIPFGPILYISFLSFLLFIVFLCFRYFKETRFYRSLEDWESSLDLSEVAEPVSPFETIVERSITEQTALLKAELSENRIHLEQEKDDLLSWIHEVKTPLTAMQLMIGRVENESLKAHLNQEWLRIHLLLDQQLHQKRLTVIENDLYIEQINLESIVFTEIKTVQSWCIQKGIGFDIQLDITDVLSDAKWLSFIIRQLLTNAIKYSDASDIQIRSYSQDGQTFLDIVDQGRGIDPKDLPRIFDKGFTSTTNHREQASTGIGLYLAKKAAAPLLIKIDVESQIGQGTTVTLSFPKRNEFLNLQGM, encoded by the coding sequence ATGATTCGTAACTTCCTGACTGAACGAGTCAGCTGGATTCTCCTGTTCGCTGCATTGCAAGTTTTCGGCCTGTTCATTGCATATATTGACGCGGCGATCCCATTCGGCCCCATACTCTATATTTCTTTCTTGTCCTTCTTACTTTTTATCGTCTTTTTATGCTTCCGTTATTTTAAAGAAACGAGATTTTACCGAAGCCTGGAAGATTGGGAAAGCAGCCTCGACCTTTCGGAAGTTGCAGAACCCGTTAGCCCTTTTGAAACAATTGTCGAGCGCAGCATCACGGAGCAAACTGCGCTGCTGAAAGCAGAGCTGTCAGAAAACCGCATCCATTTGGAGCAGGAGAAAGACGATCTTCTATCCTGGATTCATGAAGTCAAAACTCCTTTGACCGCCATGCAATTGATGATTGGACGCGTCGAAAATGAATCGCTGAAAGCCCATCTGAACCAAGAATGGCTTCGGATTCACTTACTTTTGGACCAGCAACTCCACCAAAAACGTCTGACGGTCATCGAGAACGACCTTTATATCGAACAAATCAATCTTGAATCGATTGTTTTCACTGAAATCAAAACCGTGCAATCATGGTGCATACAAAAAGGCATTGGCTTTGACATACAGCTCGACATAACGGATGTACTGAGTGATGCTAAGTGGCTGTCCTTCATCATCCGTCAGCTGTTGACCAATGCTATCAAATATAGTGACGCAAGCGACATCCAGATTCGAAGCTACAGTCAAGACGGCCAGACCTTCCTGGATATAGTGGACCAAGGAAGAGGAATCGATCCGAAAGACCTTCCAAGAATCTTTGACAAAGGGTTCACTTCAACGACCAATCACCGGGAGCAGGCCTCGACCGGAATCGGCCTCTATTTGGCGAAAAAAGCGGCAGCCCCCCTTCTCATCAAAATTGATGTGGAGTCTCAGATTGGTCAAGGGACGACTGTCACTTTATCATTTCCTAAACGAAATGAATTTCTGAACTTACAGGGCATGTGA
- a CDS encoding response regulator transcription factor, whose protein sequence is MFKLLLIEDDASLFDEIQDRLSQWSYEVYGINDFNNVMDEFISVKPDLVIIDIQLPKFDGFHWCRMIRSHSNVPIIFLSSRDHPTDMVMSMQLGADDFIQKPFHFEVLIAKIQAILRRAYNYSSDPVSLRTWCGAAVDFEKSTVSNDLGSIELTKNESFILQLLIEQKNKIVTRDQLMNSLWDDKRFISDNTLTVNVNRLRKRLDELGLGQYILTKVGQGYMALEEAKNYDS, encoded by the coding sequence TTGTTCAAATTGTTGTTAATTGAAGATGATGCTTCCTTGTTTGATGAAATACAGGACAGGCTCTCGCAGTGGTCTTACGAAGTTTACGGAATCAATGATTTCAACAATGTCATGGATGAGTTTATTTCCGTTAAGCCTGATCTGGTCATTATTGATATCCAGCTGCCCAAATTTGATGGCTTTCATTGGTGCCGGATGATTCGGTCGCATTCGAATGTGCCGATCATCTTCCTGTCCTCCCGTGACCATCCCACAGACATGGTCATGTCGATGCAGCTTGGAGCTGATGACTTTATCCAGAAGCCTTTCCATTTTGAGGTTCTTATTGCGAAGATCCAGGCGATTCTTCGCCGAGCTTACAACTATAGTTCCGATCCGGTAAGCCTGCGGACGTGGTGCGGTGCCGCGGTTGATTTTGAAAAGAGTACGGTTTCGAATGATTTGGGTTCAATTGAACTGACCAAGAATGAAAGCTTCATCCTTCAGCTCCTCATAGAGCAGAAGAATAAAATCGTCACCAGAGACCAGTTGATGAACAGCCTTTGGGACGACAAGCGCTTCATCAGCGACAATACGCTGACGGTCAATGTCAACCGGCTGCGCAAGCGCCTTGATGAGCTAGGACTCGGACAATACATACTAACGAAAGTCGGACAGGGATATATGGCGCTTGAAGAGGCAAAGAATTATGATTCGTAA
- a CDS encoding BCCT family transporter, which yields MNVNKLKENSVFIISLLLTLIFIVWGIFFTDLLTKVTDTIYNASIDYLGWVYIGATLFFVIFSIYLLFSKYGHIRLGKSTDRPDFNTASWLAMLFGAGMGIGIVYWSVAEPVTHYTTPPYGEGYTIDAANTAMKYTFFHWGLHPWAIYTVIGLALALCQYNKKLPAAISSVFYPILKDKIYGPIGKTIDILSVFATVFGIATSLGLGALQVTAGMHSIFGAPNTLPVQLIVIVVATVIFLISINTGLEKGIQYLSNAAMIISFAILLLILIVGPTLTIIKVFFNTSGLYINDFVQMSLRMRPFGEGEWIASWTLFYWAWWIAWAPFVGMFIARISRGRTVKEFVIGVLIVPTLGTCIWMSIFGGSALDMVVDSGNHELATYIKDNVSLAIFTFFDHLPLSSVLSIMGFALVAIYYVTVADTSTFVLGMLSEGGTLNPSNKIKMTWGIIQSAVAAVLLISGGLEVLQTASIAAAFPFAIIMIFMCYSLLKGLQSELIVQPINKSHRTVVRKTMPSSFKNI from the coding sequence ATGAACGTTAACAAGCTAAAAGAAAACAGTGTATTTATCATCTCACTGTTACTGACACTAATCTTTATTGTCTGGGGGATCTTTTTCACAGATCTTCTTACCAAAGTGACCGATACCATTTATAATGCATCGATTGATTATCTTGGATGGGTTTATATCGGCGCTACCCTTTTCTTTGTGATTTTTTCCATCTATTTGTTGTTTTCTAAATATGGCCATATTCGGTTAGGGAAGTCGACAGACCGGCCTGATTTCAATACCGCATCCTGGCTAGCTATGTTGTTTGGAGCTGGGATGGGAATAGGGATTGTTTACTGGAGTGTAGCCGAGCCGGTCACCCATTATACGACCCCTCCATACGGAGAAGGCTATACTATTGATGCAGCCAATACTGCCATGAAATATACCTTTTTCCATTGGGGTCTGCATCCATGGGCGATTTACACGGTTATTGGACTGGCTCTTGCTCTTTGCCAATACAACAAAAAACTGCCTGCAGCCATTAGTTCTGTTTTCTATCCGATTCTGAAAGATAAAATCTATGGACCCATTGGGAAAACAATTGATATTCTCTCGGTATTTGCAACTGTCTTTGGCATTGCAACATCTCTTGGCCTTGGAGCCTTGCAAGTTACTGCAGGGATGCATTCCATATTCGGTGCTCCGAATACGTTACCTGTTCAGCTGATTGTCATTGTAGTAGCTACAGTTATTTTCCTTATTTCAATCAACACTGGCTTGGAGAAGGGCATTCAATACTTATCCAACGCGGCAATGATTATCTCGTTTGCCATTTTATTATTAATTCTCATTGTCGGTCCAACCCTGACCATCATTAAAGTATTCTTTAATACTTCTGGGCTCTATATCAATGATTTTGTCCAAATGAGTTTAAGGATGAGACCATTTGGTGAAGGCGAATGGATTGCATCCTGGACATTATTTTATTGGGCTTGGTGGATTGCATGGGCACCATTTGTCGGGATGTTCATCGCCCGTATTTCTAGGGGGAGAACAGTTAAAGAATTTGTCATTGGCGTGTTAATCGTTCCGACTCTAGGTACATGTATTTGGATGTCCATCTTTGGCGGTTCCGCTCTTGATATGGTAGTCGACTCAGGAAACCATGAACTGGCCACTTATATAAAGGACAATGTGTCTCTGGCAATTTTCACATTCTTTGATCATCTTCCGTTAAGTTCCGTATTAAGCATCATGGGATTTGCTCTAGTTGCCATTTATTACGTAACCGTTGCAGATACATCTACATTTGTATTAGGTATGCTGAGTGAAGGTGGAACATTAAATCCTTCCAATAAAATCAAAATGACATGGGGCATCATTCAATCCGCAGTGGCAGCGGTCCTGCTCATATCGGGTGGATTAGAAGTATTGCAAACTGCATCTATTGCAGCGGCATTTCCATTTGCGATCATTATGATCTTCATGTGCTACTCCTTGCTGAAAGGACTGCAAAGTGAGTTGATAGTACAGCCAATAAATAAAAGTCATAGAACAGTGGTAAGGAAAACGATGCCATCTTCGTTTAAGAATATTTGA
- a CDS encoding restriction endonuclease yields MNLHLRVSTFLYAANFWSIEDVRTLADYKIERHYPHVVDDENRYLFRYSRFQLRGYRVLPTKTLGDFRADLILKKSGKCIIVQAKRYSKPVGLKVKFFCKKMILFNLNWLGDT; encoded by the coding sequence ATGAATCTCCATCTGCGCGTAAGTACTTTTTTATACGCTGCAAACTTTTGGTCAATTGAAGACGTTCGAACGCTAGCTGACTATAAAATAGAGCGCCATTATCCACATGTTGTAGATGATGAAAATCGATATCTATTTCGCTACTCCAGATTTCAATTAAGGGGATATAGAGTATTGCCAACGAAAACATTAGGAGATTTCCGGGCAGATTTAATACTGAAAAAATCCGGAAAATGCATTATTGTCCAAGCAAAACGTTATAGCAAGCCTGTCGGGTTAAAAGTCAAATTTTTCTGTAAAAAGATGATTTTGTTTAATTTGAATTGGTTAGGGGATACTTAA
- a CDS encoding YdiU family protein: MTKEKAAIENGWNLDNSYTRLPKSFFTKITPNAVHSPELIKFNDSLATSLGLNIDELKSKDGVAELAGNSIPDGSIPLAQAYAGHQFGNFNMLGDGRALLIGEQITPSGERFDIQLKGSGPTPYSRRGDGRAALGPMLREYIISEAMHALGIPTTRSLAVVATGESIIRETELPGAILTRIAASHLRVGTFQYAANFGTIEDVRTLADYTIERHYPYVAGNENRYLSLLLEVIKRQADLIAKWQLVVFIHGVMNTDNMTISGETIDYGPCAFMDEYDPATVFSSIDHQGRYAYGNQPYMAGWNLARLAETLLPLFHDDQEQAIKIAQDAIAEFNKLYHENWYAGMRAKLGIFNEEKEDETLIEDLLNMMQKYRADYTNTFRALTFDKLEDTDLFNSDEFVEWNKRWHTRLGRQEESKESSQQLMRDSNPAIIPRNHLVEEALEAAVERGDYGVMEKLLEVLSSPFEHASEKADYCMVPGDSSGSYRTFCGT; encoded by the coding sequence ATGACTAAAGAAAAAGCTGCAATTGAAAACGGATGGAACTTAGATAACAGTTATACCCGACTCCCTAAATCATTTTTTACCAAGATCACCCCAAATGCTGTGCATTCGCCTGAGTTGATAAAATTTAATGATTCCTTGGCAACATCACTTGGATTGAATATTGATGAGTTAAAAAGTAAAGACGGCGTAGCGGAGCTTGCAGGCAATAGCATTCCTGATGGATCAATTCCGCTAGCGCAAGCTTATGCCGGGCATCAATTCGGGAATTTTAACATGTTAGGAGACGGCCGTGCACTGCTGATTGGCGAACAAATCACGCCTTCAGGTGAACGATTTGATATTCAACTCAAGGGTTCAGGACCAACACCTTATTCCCGCCGGGGTGATGGTCGAGCGGCACTTGGTCCGATGCTACGTGAATACATCATCAGTGAAGCCATGCATGCTCTTGGTATACCTACAACCAGAAGCCTCGCAGTAGTGGCAACTGGTGAGTCAATCATCCGCGAAACCGAACTGCCTGGTGCCATTCTAACCCGTATCGCAGCCAGTCATCTACGCGTTGGTACGTTTCAATACGCTGCAAATTTCGGCACAATTGAAGACGTCCGGACGCTTGCTGACTATACAATAGAGCGTCATTATCCATATGTTGCAGGTAATGAAAATCGATATCTATCGTTACTCCTAGAAGTCATCAAACGTCAGGCTGACTTGATCGCAAAATGGCAACTCGTTGTCTTTATCCACGGGGTCATGAACACCGACAACATGACCATCAGCGGAGAAACCATCGACTATGGTCCTTGCGCATTTATGGATGAATATGATCCAGCAACGGTATTCAGTTCCATTGACCACCAAGGTCGTTATGCATACGGCAATCAGCCATACATGGCAGGTTGGAATCTAGCGCGCCTTGCAGAAACTTTATTGCCGTTGTTCCATGATGATCAGGAGCAAGCAATCAAAATCGCCCAAGACGCGATTGCAGAATTTAATAAGTTGTATCACGAGAACTGGTATGCAGGAATGAGAGCAAAACTGGGAATTTTCAATGAAGAGAAAGAAGATGAAACCTTGATTGAAGACCTTCTTAATATGATGCAGAAGTATCGTGCGGACTATACCAATACATTCCGTGCACTGACTTTCGATAAGCTTGAAGATACGGACCTGTTCAACAGTGATGAATTTGTGGAGTGGAATAAGCGTTGGCATACGAGATTGGGAAGACAAGAAGAATCTAAAGAATCTTCTCAACAGTTGATGAGGGATTCAAATCCTGCGATTATTCCTCGTAACCACCTGGTTGAAGAAGCACTTGAAGCTGCAGTTGAACGTGGAGATTATGGCGTGATGGAGAAATTACTTGAAGTACTTTCTAGTCCTTTTGAACACGCTAGCGAAAAAGCTGATTATTGTATGGTGCCTGGGGATTCATCAGGGTCTTATCGGACTTTTTGTGGTACTTGA
- a CDS encoding CoA pyrophosphatase gives MFLEKIKNGLNQNQPLFIGEETAMRSAVLIPLVQVEGEWHVLFEVRSLTMRKQPGDISFPGGRIDPTDASPMGAAIRETHEELGIDPSAIHVLGQMSVFIPTSSLVVYPFIATIDHHQTYSFNPDEVKETFTIPVKWLLDHKPYVHMVPVQPMPMEDFPYDKIVNGSEYKWRARMMEEWFYDYEQYTIWGLTARILKHFIETIK, from the coding sequence ATGTTCCTGGAAAAGATAAAAAATGGATTAAATCAAAATCAACCTCTGTTTATTGGCGAGGAGACCGCGATGCGTTCGGCAGTTCTGATTCCGCTTGTTCAAGTGGAAGGAGAATGGCATGTTCTGTTTGAAGTGCGTTCACTGACGATGAGAAAGCAACCGGGAGATATTAGTTTTCCAGGTGGACGAATCGATCCGACAGATGCATCCCCAATGGGCGCAGCTATTCGAGAAACACATGAAGAGTTGGGAATTGATCCATCAGCCATTCACGTCCTGGGGCAGATGAGCGTATTTATTCCAACATCGTCATTGGTGGTCTATCCATTCATTGCAACCATTGACCACCATCAAACCTATTCGTTCAATCCAGATGAAGTGAAAGAGACATTTACAATCCCTGTCAAGTGGTTGTTGGACCATAAACCGTACGTGCACATGGTACCCGTTCAACCGATGCCGATGGAGGATTTTCCTTATGATAAGATCGTGAACGGCAGTGAGTACAAATGGAGAGCACGGATGATGGAAGAATGGTTTTATGACTACGAGCAGTATACGATTTGGGGTTTGACTGCGCGGATTTTAAAGCATTTTATTGAAACGATTAAATAG
- a CDS encoding GNAT family N-acetyltransferase, which produces MMGKQDIFQLDFAYLETFSKRTETTWGSLFCNENQPSYYDANHAHVSDAYDNPQAIIDEVVAFYESRQLIPRFYLYNLDSLQNLIASLKENQFGYEELISPVQLWDKKTIEKDQNENVTIEIVTEENYEDTLLIECSIKEFGGKEVREKAFEEEFNHPSFVHYLLRYKGVACATACLFINEMQARLESVATLEEYRGKGLIGELIRYIQKEAVKQEVDNLWVFPIDEKIENVYRKYGFQSVEKRTTGHAFLGGKSITEIRG; this is translated from the coding sequence ATCATGGGGAAACAAGATATTTTCCAATTGGATTTTGCCTATTTAGAAACTTTTTCAAAACGTACTGAGACCACTTGGGGATCGTTATTTTGTAATGAAAATCAACCATCTTATTATGATGCCAACCATGCACATGTTAGCGATGCTTACGATAATCCACAAGCGATCATTGATGAAGTCGTTGCCTTTTATGAGTCACGTCAACTGATTCCTAGATTCTATCTGTATAATCTGGACTCGCTTCAGAATCTAATTGCTTCATTAAAAGAAAATCAATTCGGCTACGAAGAATTAATTAGTCCAGTACAGCTATGGGACAAAAAGACAATAGAAAAAGATCAAAATGAAAATGTCACGATCGAAATTGTCACCGAAGAGAATTATGAGGATACCTTGCTTATTGAATGCAGCATTAAAGAATTTGGTGGCAAAGAAGTGAGGGAGAAAGCATTTGAAGAAGAATTTAATCACCCAAGCTTTGTTCACTATTTACTCCGCTACAAGGGGGTAGCTTGTGCCACTGCCTGTCTATTTATTAATGAGATGCAAGCACGGTTGGAAAGTGTCGCGACATTAGAAGAATACAGAGGAAAAGGATTGATTGGAGAACTTATTCGATACATCCAAAAAGAAGCAGTCAAACAAGAAGTCGACAACCTTTGGGTGTTCCCAATCGACGAAAAAATAGAAAACGTCTATCGTAAATATGGATTTCAGTCAGTTGAAAAACGGACAACAGGACACGCATTTTTAGGTGGGAAAAGTATTACGGAAATTCGAGGGTAG
- a CDS encoding DUF1259 domain-containing protein yields the protein MDNFNTICQQFGQILNGKPDIENGICSVELNRDIPVTIQGRPVRGNIETEIMFENLDQNGYALNRGVTVILEKEVPYFVHTLVKNGIIISALHSNWLYTKPNILYINFQSVEPPLTFAHKVAEALSTLRVSR from the coding sequence ATGGATAATTTCAACACTATATGTCAACAGTTTGGCCAAATTCTTAACGGAAAACCAGATATCGAAAATGGTATTTGCTCCGTAGAACTCAATCGTGATATTCCAGTCACAATTCAAGGACGTCCAGTTCGAGGAAACATTGAGACTGAAATCATGTTTGAAAATTTAGATCAAAACGGGTACGCTCTAAATCGCGGAGTAACAGTTATTCTTGAAAAAGAAGTTCCTTATTTTGTTCACACACTTGTGAAAAATGGAATAATTATCAGCGCATTGCATAGCAATTGGCTATATACGAAACCGAACATCCTTTATATTAATTTTCAATCTGTAGAACCACCATTAACTTTTGCTCATAAAGTTGCAGAAGCACTAAGTACTCTAAGGGTAAGTAGATAA
- a CDS encoding multicopper oxidase, whose protein sequence is MREKIKLQKFVDKLPIPNTLSPKMRSNYSSYYEVTMKEFSQKLHRDLGPTRLWGYDGTFPGPTFEVRKNETVFVKWINDLPNKHFLPVDTTIHGSEITLPEGRSVVHLHGGRTPAHSDGYPEAWFTRNFQETGPLFEREVYSYPNIERATTLWYHDHTVGITRLNIYAGLAGFYLIRDNHEQFLNLPKGKYEIPLLIVDRSFNPDGSLYYPSTPDQNDKGLPYPSLVPPFDADTILVNGTVYPYLDVEPRKYRFRILNASNSRILTLKMESNQPFYQIGTDGGFLETTVVLNEFIIMSAERVDVIIDFSQYYGQTIILKNVTKSASVETTDVMQFRVTVPLRSIDTSSLPFYLGKIERLSISMAKRTRDLTLVRTKDQYGRSLNLLDGKMWIDRISERIEVNTVEIWRIINIIDDDPHPIHLHLVDFQILNRQPFDVSQFQKNGTLIFTGPPTPPNPYEMGLKDTVQTPFGYVTSIIARFGPFTGRYVWHCHMLEHEDHEMMRPFEIFDVPLTTTTTTPIISRLPYPPWM, encoded by the coding sequence ATGCGTGAAAAGATAAAGCTACAAAAATTCGTTGATAAACTGCCTATTCCAAACACCTTATCTCCTAAGATGCGAAGTAATTACAGTTCATATTACGAAGTGACCATGAAGGAGTTTTCTCAGAAGCTACACAGAGACCTTGGACCAACTCGTTTATGGGGTTATGATGGAACTTTTCCGGGTCCTACGTTCGAAGTAAGGAAGAATGAAACAGTGTTTGTTAAATGGATTAATGATCTGCCTAATAAGCATTTTCTTCCTGTTGATACAACGATTCATGGTTCTGAAATAACTCTTCCAGAGGGTAGAAGTGTTGTCCATTTACACGGAGGAAGAACGCCTGCCCATAGCGATGGTTACCCCGAAGCGTGGTTTACGAGAAATTTTCAAGAAACGGGACCTTTATTTGAACGAGAGGTTTATTCGTATCCAAACATTGAGCGAGCGACAACGTTGTGGTATCACGACCACACGGTAGGTATTACAAGATTGAACATCTACGCGGGACTCGCGGGATTCTATCTCATTCGCGACAATCATGAACAATTCCTTAATCTTCCGAAAGGAAAATATGAAATCCCTCTTTTAATTGTTGACCGCTCTTTCAACCCAGACGGATCACTTTACTACCCCAGCACACCGGATCAAAACGATAAAGGTCTTCCTTATCCTTCTCTTGTCCCTCCTTTTGATGCAGATACGATTCTTGTAAACGGGACGGTTTATCCATATCTGGACGTTGAACCAAGAAAATACCGATTTCGAATTTTAAACGCATCCAATAGTCGAATCCTTACATTAAAAATGGAATCCAATCAGCCTTTTTATCAAATTGGCACGGATGGTGGCTTTCTTGAGACAACAGTAGTATTAAATGAATTTATTATTATGAGTGCCGAGCGTGTAGATGTGATCATTGATTTTTCTCAATACTACGGTCAAACCATTATTCTCAAAAATGTCACCAAGAGTGCATCCGTCGAGACAACAGATGTCATGCAATTTAGGGTAACTGTTCCGTTAAGAAGTATAGATACCAGTTCCCTTCCTTTTTATTTAGGGAAAATCGAACGACTTTCAATAAGTATGGCAAAGAGAACAAGAGATTTAACACTCGTCAGAACCAAGGATCAATATGGTCGATCCTTGAACTTATTAGATGGGAAAATGTGGATAGATCGGATATCCGAAAGAATTGAAGTAAATACCGTTGAAATTTGGCGCATCATTAATATAATCGATGATGATCCTCATCCCATCCATCTCCATTTGGTTGATTTTCAAATTCTTAATCGCCAGCCTTTTGATGTTTCTCAATTTCAAAAAAACGGAACCCTTATTTTTACGGGACCTCCCACTCCTCCTAATCCCTATGAAATGGGGTTAAAAGATACAGTTCAGACCCCCTTTGGTTACGTCACATCCATAATAGCTCGATTTGGACCATTCACCGGGCGATATGTGTGGCATTGTCATATGCTGGAGCATGAAGATCACGAAATGATGCGTCCCTTTGAGATTTTTGACGTTCCATTAACAACAACAACAACAACACCCATCATTTCCAGGTTACCTTATCCCCCTTGGATGTAA
- a CDS encoding YmaF family protein, with product MHEHEILGIRWNDNNLHVHQYSTETTINDGHSHLVQGTTAPANFTMDHVHYYEGTTTFVGHVHQFSGNTGRPIYLNDGTHYHEFSGTTTFNDGHVHYYSGFTGRNMS from the coding sequence GTGCACGAGCATGAAATTTTAGGCATAAGATGGAACGACAACAATTTACATGTTCACCAATATTCCACGGAAACGACGATAAATGATGGTCATTCACATTTAGTTCAGGGAACGACTGCCCCAGCAAATTTCACGATGGACCATGTTCATTATTATGAGGGAACTACCACTTTTGTAGGGCATGTTCATCAATTTTCAGGTAATACGGGACGTCCTATCTACTTGAACGATGGAACACATTACCATGAATTTTCAGGAACCACAACATTTAATGACGGACATGTCCATTATTACTCAGGTTTTACAGGAAGAAATATGTCCTAG
- a CDS encoding DinB family protein has product MFHAKDVLADQLLANANDPSWYVPFSESVKNLSEEEAFWKPNENSNSIAEIVQHLLYWNQTWQTRYQKSHVNAVPSIGNNDKSFIIPEHQTFTDLKKQLLEVLLQWKGLLTEEKVESEVNGFPEHVEWWEVLGNVSTHNAYHIGQIIYIRKLQNSWKIEEE; this is encoded by the coding sequence ATGTTTCATGCAAAAGATGTTTTAGCAGATCAGTTGTTAGCAAATGCGAATGACCCTAGCTGGTACGTTCCATTTTCAGAATCAGTGAAAAACTTGTCTGAGGAAGAAGCATTTTGGAAGCCAAACGAAAATAGTAACAGTATAGCTGAAATAGTTCAGCATCTCTTATATTGGAATCAAACATGGCAAACAAGGTACCAAAAATCTCACGTCAATGCTGTGCCTTCTATAGGAAATAATGATAAAAGCTTTATCATTCCTGAACATCAAACATTTACTGACTTAAAAAAACAACTGTTAGAAGTGCTATTACAATGGAAAGGTTTATTAACTGAAGAAAAAGTTGAAAGTGAAGTGAATGGTTTCCCTGAACATGTTGAGTGGTGGGAAGTACTCGGTAATGTCTCAACTCATAACGCCTATCACATTGGCCAAATCATTTATATTAGGAAGTTACAAAATAGCTGGAAAATAGAAGAGGAATAA
- a CDS encoding DinB family protein, with protein sequence MNQTEYEWVKQTREIVFDFCSELEPDDFTRQVDGFGFQSIRDSLVHISDCYYAWLGSYILLKTKKPLTVKEDLSEKGLDEIKVRFNQVDAFVNEVFEVFSNQMDVPIEREIPWRVGGEIISMTPAKLLMHVITHEFHHKGQIVAMARQMGYEPPNTDVLGTRG encoded by the coding sequence ATGAATCAAACTGAATATGAATGGGTTAAACAGACTCGAGAAATCGTTTTCGATTTTTGTAGTGAACTAGAACCAGATGATTTTACTCGCCAAGTGGATGGATTCGGTTTTCAAAGTATAAGAGACTCACTAGTACATATATCTGACTGTTATTATGCTTGGTTAGGTTCCTATATTTTATTAAAAACGAAGAAGCCACTTACGGTAAAGGAAGATTTATCCGAAAAAGGTTTGGATGAAATAAAAGTTCGTTTTAATCAAGTAGATGCGTTTGTAAATGAGGTATTTGAAGTATTCTCGAATCAAATGGATGTGCCAATTGAAAGAGAGATTCCCTGGAGAGTAGGAGGAGAGATCATATCTATGACGCCTGCTAAACTGCTTATGCATGTTATCACTCATGAATTTCATCACAAGGGTCAGATCGTAGCTATGGCGCGTCAAATGGGGTATGAACCCCCAAACACAGATGTGCTAGGAACTAGAGGTTAG
- a CDS encoding VOC family protein, with the protein MRIARPTDQLERIVEFYETGLGLQRVGEFWDHDGYDGVMFGLPDKNYHLEFTSHVSGTPCPAPTKDNLLVFYLPNWDVITDVAKKLDDMGYPEVEAENPYWQDDSITIEDPDGWRVVLFCSTGL; encoded by the coding sequence ATGAGAATCGCCAGACCAACGGATCAACTTGAAAGAATAGTAGAGTTTTATGAAACAGGGTTGGGTCTCCAAAGAGTAGGAGAGTTCTGGGACCATGACGGATATGACGGGGTGATGTTCGGGCTTCCCGACAAAAACTATCACTTGGAGTTTACGAGTCATGTATCAGGGACACCATGCCCAGCACCAACTAAAGACAATTTACTTGTTTTTTATTTACCGAATTGGGATGTAATTACTGATGTTGCAAAGAAATTAGATGACATGGGATACCCCGAGGTTGAAGCGGAAAATCCATATTGGCAAGACGATAGCATTACAATTGAAGATCCAGATGGGTGGCGGGTTGTCTTGTTTTGCTCAACTGGGTTGTAG